Proteins encoded within one genomic window of Natator depressus isolate rNatDep1 chromosome 1, rNatDep2.hap1, whole genome shotgun sequence:
- the LOC141986315 gene encoding histone H3, giving the protein MARTKQTARKSTGGKAPRKQLATKAARKSAPATGGVKKPHRYRPGTVALREIRRYQKSTELLIRKLPFQRLVREIAQDFKTDLRFQSSAVMALQEASEAYLVGLFEDTNLCAIHAKRVTIMPKDIQLARRIRGERA; this is encoded by the coding sequence ATGGCTAGGACAAAGCAAACAGCTCGCAAATCTACTGGGGGTAAAGCTCCCCGTAAACAGTTGGCTACTAAAGCTGCCCGTAAAAGTGCTCCTGCGACTGGAGGAGTGAAAAAACCTCATCGCTACCGGCCCGGCACCGTGGCTTTGCGGGAGATTCGCCGTTACCAGAAATCTACTGAGCTGCTCATCCGCAAGCTgcccttccagcgcctggtgcgTGAAATCGCCCAGGACTTCAAGACCGACTTGCGCTTCCAGAGCTCGGCTGTTATGGCCCTGCAGGAGGCTAGTGAGGCTTACTTGGTTGGGCTTTTTGAGGACACTAATCTGTGTGCTATTCATGCCAAGAGAGTCACCATTATGCCCAAGGACATCCAGTTGGCCCGCCGTATCCGCGGGGAGAGAGCTTAA
- the LOC141986321 gene encoding histone H2B 8: MPEPAKSAPAPKKGSKKAVTKTQKKGDKKRRKTRKESYSIYVYKVLKQVHPDTGISSKAMGIMNSFVNDIFERIAGEASRLAHYNKRSTITSREIQTAVRLLLPGELAKHAVSEGTKAVTKYTSSK, encoded by the coding sequence ATGCCCGAGCCAGCGAAATCTGCTCCAGCTCCTAAGAAGGGGTCTAAGAAGGCTGTTACTAAGACCCAGAAGAAGGGAGATAAGAAGCGTAGAAAGACTAGGAAGGAAAGCTACTCAATCTACGTGTACAAAGTGCTGAAACAAGTTCACCCAGACACTGGTATTTCTTCAAAGGCTATGGGGATCATGAACTCCTTTGTGAATGATATTTTCGAACGTATCGCAGGGGAGGCGTCTCGTCTGGCGCATTACAACAAGCGCTCGACCATCACTTCCCGGGAGATTCAGACCGCTGTAAGACTGCTGCTCCCGGGCGAGTTAGCCAAACACGCGGTGTCTGAGGGTACTAAGGCTGTTACCAAGTACACTAGCTCTAAGTAG
- the LOC141986341 gene encoding histone H3 → MARTKQTARKSTGGKAPRKQLATKAARKSAPATGGVKKPHRYRPGTVALREIRRYQKSTELLIRKLPFQRLVREIAQDFKTDLRFQSSAVMALQEASEAYLVGLFEDTNLCAIHAKRVTIMPKDIQLARRIRGERA, encoded by the coding sequence ATGGCCAGGACCAAGCAGACCGCCCGTAAATCTACCGGTGGCAAAGCCCCTCGTAAACAGTTGGCTACTAAGGCTGCTCGGAAGAGCGCGCCTGCCACTGGGGGAGTGAAAAAGCCCCATCGTTATCGCCCCGGTACTGTGGCCCTGCGAGAGATCCGCCGTTATCAGAAATCTACTGAGCTGCTCATCCGCAAGCTgcccttccagcgcctggtgcgTGAAATCGCCCAGGATTTCAAGACCGACTTGCGCTTCCAGAGTTCGGCTGTTATGGCCCTGCAGGAGGCTAGTGAGGCATATCTGGTTGGTCTCTTCGAGGATACCAACCTGTGTGCTATTCATGCTAAGAGAGTCACGATCATGCCTAAAGATATCCAGTTGGCCCGGCGCATCCGTGGGGAAAGAGCGTAA
- the LOC141986327 gene encoding histone H2A.J — protein sequence MSGRGKQGGKVRAKAKSRSSRAGLQFPVGRVHRLLRKGNYAERVGAGAPVYMAAVLEYLTAEILELAGNAARDNKKTRIIPRHLQLAIRNDEELNKLLGKVTIAQGGVLPNIQAVLLPKKTESHKAKSK from the coding sequence ATGTCGGGTCGAGGAAAGCAAGGAGGTAAAGTAAGGGCGAAGGCCAAGTCTCGTTCTTCACGAGCCGGCCTACAGTTCCCAGTAGGTCGTGTGCACCGTCTTCTCCGTAAAGGTAATTATGCTGAGCGGGTGGGCGCTGGCGCCCCAGTCTATATGGCGGCGGTGCTTGAGTATCTGACTGCTGAAATATTGGAGTTGGCTGGCAACGCTGCTCGGGACAACAAGAAAACCAGGATCATTCCCCGTCACCTGCAGCTCGCCATCCGAAACGACGAGGAGCTCAACAAGCTGTTGGGGAAAGTCACTATCGCTCAAGGGGGTGTCCTGCCCAATATCCAGGCCGTGCTGTTACCCAAGAAGACTGAAAGCCATAAGGCGAAGAGCAAGTAA
- the LOC141986332 gene encoding histone H1.01-like produces the protein MSETAPVVAAAAAPAPASKAPAKKAKKAAAGSKLRKPSGPSVTELITKAVSASKERKGLSLAALKKVLAAGGYDVEKNNTRIKLGLKSLVSKSVLVQTKGTGASGSFKLSKKPGETKEKAPKKKSAAKPKKPAAKKPASAAKKAKKTAAVKKSPKKAKKPAAATAKKAAKSPKKAKPAKPKKAAKSPAKAKAVKPKAAKPKPTKPKAAKAKKAAPKKK, from the coding sequence ATGTCTGAAACTGCGCCTGTagttgcagcagcagctgctcctgctccagcctccaaGGCTCCAGCTAAAAAGGCAAAGAAGGCGGCAGCGGGTTCGAAACTCCGGAAGCCCTCGGGCCCCAGCGTGACCGAGCTGATCACTAAGGCAGTGTCAGCCTCTAAGGAACGCAAAGGGCTTTCTTTGGCTGCTCTTAAGAAAGTTCTGGCAGCTGGAGGGTACGATGTAGAAAAAAATAATACTCGTATTAAGCTGGGGCTAAAGAGTCTGGTGAGCAAAAGCGTTTTGGTACAGACCAAAGGTACCGGTGCCTCGGGTTCCTTCAAACTCAGCAAGAAGCCGGGTGAGACAAAGGAGAAGGCACCTAAGAAAAAGTCAGCGGCAAAACCTAAAAAACCAGCTGCTAAGAAGCCTGCCAGCGCTGCTAAGAAGGCTAAGAAAACTGCGGCCGTGAAAAAGAGCCCGAAAAAAGCCAAGAAACCAGCGGCTGCCACGGCCAAGAAAGCAGCCAAGAGCCCGAAAAAGGCCAAACCTGCTAAGCCCAAAAAGGCAGCTAAGAGCCCGGCTAAGGCCAAGGCGGTGAAGCCCAAGGCTGCCAAGCCCAAGCCAACCAAACCTAAAGCAGCAAAGGCTAAGAAGGCAGCGCCTAAGaagaagtga
- the LOC141986348 gene encoding histone H4 yields the protein MSGRGKGGKGLGKGGAKRHRKVLRDNIQGITKPAIRRLARRGGVKRISGLIYEETRGVLKVFLENVIRDAVTYTEHAKRKTVTAMDVVYALKRQGRTLYGFGG from the coding sequence ATGTCTGGTCGTGGTAAGGGAGGCAAGGGTCTCGGAAAAGGAGGCGCTAAGCGTCATAGAAAGGTGCTGAGGGACAATATCCAGGGTATTACCAAACCAGCAATTCGCCGTTTGGCTCGTCGTGGGGGTGTAAAGCGCATTTCGGGTCTCATTTACGAGGAGACTCGGGGAGTGCTGAAAGTATTTTTGGAGAACGTGATCCGAGATGCTGTTACTTATACCGAGCATGCGAAGCGGAAGACTGTGACTGCCATGGACGTTGTTTATGCGCTGAAGCGTCAAGGTCGTACTCTGTACGGATTTGGAGGCTAA